The genomic stretch AGCAATATCATTCTCATTGGTTCTATATTCCTGAGAATAACGAAGACGGATTGGGAATTTTCTTTCACCATCAAACATTTCTGAAGCGGTTTTTCCTCCAAAAGCCATTTCCAGTACAGCCTGTGCATCAGCTGGCATTACTCCATAAGCAGCCATTTTATCTCTGTCTAATACTACACTGACTTCCGGCTGGCCAATATTTTTAATGATCCCTGGATCTTTTACTCCTTCAACATCTTTAATTTTTGACAGAACCTCATGCGCTAATTTGTCTAAAGTTTCTAAATTATCTCCATAGATTTTGATTCCATTCTCCGCTTTAAAACCAGCTACCGCTTCTGCCACGTTATCTGAAATTGGCTGCGAATAATTGAAGGTAATCCCTTGGTAACTCCGTAATTTTTTATCAATTTCATTAATAAGTTCATCATAAGTAATCTTCCTTTTCCATTCTTCTCTTGGTTTAAGATTTACAGCAAACTGTACGAACCCGAATCCGTTCGGATCTGTTCCGTCATTACTTCGTCCTGTCTGTGCCAGAACATCCGTTACTTCAGAGAAGCTCATAATGTCTTTTTTCAAAAGATCTGCTGTTTTCAGAGACTCTTTCAATGATGAACTCATTGGCATTTCTGCTGTAATCCAAAGTGAGCCTTCATTAAGCTGTGGTAAAAACTCGGTTCCTAGGAATTTTCCGGAAAACAATGTCACTGCAAGGAATGAAATAGCAACAATCATGCTTGTTCTTTTGTGCTTAAAGGTCAGGTTGAAGCCTTTTAACACAATTCTGTCCCAGAAATTAACAAACGGGTTATTTTTTTCTTTTACATTTTTATTTAAAAGAATATGAGAAAGAACAGGAACCAGTGTTAATGTAAAGATCAAAGCTCCCATCAATGCAAATCCCAAAGTAAAGGCTAAAGGTGAGAACATTTTTCCTTCTACCTTCTGAAATGAGAAGATGGGGATCAAAGAAGTAATAATAATAAGCTTTGAGAAGAAAATGGCTTTTCCTAGACCGGTTCCGGTCTGCTTAATCCAGCCTCCTTTTGCCAGTTTATTGAATTTCTCCATTCCATATTTGTGTGCCTTGTGGTCGAGCATTACAAAAAGACCTTCCACCATGACGACGGCACCGTCTATAATAATCCCGAAGTCTACAGCTCCTAAAGAAAGTAGGTTGGCACTCATTCCAGCCAGTTTCAAACATAAAAAGGCAAATAATAAAGATAAAGGGATGATAATAGAAACAATCAAAGTTGTTCTCCAGTCTGCCATAAAAATCAAAACGATCACGGTTACCAATACAATTCCTTCAATCAGGTTGTGCATTACCGTGTGGGTAGTGAAATCCATCAGGTTATCCCTGTCATAGAATGTCACCATTTTTACATCTTTAGGAAGGATCTTTTCGTTCAATTCTTTAATTTTAGCTTTAACCCCTATCAGAACTTCTCTTGGATTCTCTCCTTTTCTCATCACCACAATCCCTTCTACGGTATCATCATGCTGATTCAGGGCAGCCTGTCCTACTCTAGGCATAGAACTTTCATGAACTTCTGCAACATTTTTTACCAGAACAGGGTTTCCACTGTCATTCTGAATGGTAATATTTCCAATATCTGTAATAGATTTCACCAAACCTATCCCTCTTACTACATAAGCCTGGCCATTTTTTTCAATTACATCTCCCCCAACATTCAGGTTGCTCTTGGTAACGGCATCATATACCTGAAGGGGTGTCAGATTATATTTATCCAATGCTCTGGGATCGATACTTAATTCAAATACTTTGTCCTGTCCACCAAAAACATTGATATCTGCTACTCCCGGCACCCCTCTTAAAGCACGGTCTATCACCCAGTTTTGCAGAGTCAATAGTTTACGGGAATCTTTTGTTTTACTTTCCAGTGTATATCTGAAAATTTCTCCGGTTGGCCCGTAAGGTGGCTGTACTTCAGGATCTACCTCGTCAGGAAGGCTAATGGTTCTTAATTGGTTATTGACCTGATTTCTGGCAAAAGTATCATCCACCCCATCATCAAACAGAATTTTCACAATGGAAAGACCAAACATTGTAGTACTTCTCACACTGGTTTTCTTCTGAACCGGG from Chryseobacterium indologenes encodes the following:
- a CDS encoding efflux RND transporter permease subunit encodes the protein MNKFIKNIIAFSLKNKAFTFIWVAILAVAGFISFKNMPIEAFPDVTNTQIVIITQWNGRSAEEVERFVTTPIELAMSPVQKKTSVRSTTMFGLSIVKILFDDGVDDTFARNQVNNQLRTISLPDEVDPEVQPPYGPTGEIFRYTLESKTKDSRKLLTLQNWVIDRALRGVPGVADINVFGGQDKVFELSIDPRALDKYNLTPLQVYDAVTKSNLNVGGDVIEKNGQAYVVRGIGLVKSITDIGNITIQNDSGNPVLVKNVAEVHESSMPRVGQAALNQHDDTVEGIVVMRKGENPREVLIGVKAKIKELNEKILPKDVKMVTFYDRDNLMDFTTHTVMHNLIEGIVLVTVIVLIFMADWRTTLIVSIIIPLSLLFAFLCLKLAGMSANLLSLGAVDFGIIIDGAVVMVEGLFVMLDHKAHKYGMEKFNKLAKGGWIKQTGTGLGKAIFFSKLIIITSLIPIFSFQKVEGKMFSPLAFTLGFALMGALIFTLTLVPVLSHILLNKNVKEKNNPFVNFWDRIVLKGFNLTFKHKRTSMIVAISFLAVTLFSGKFLGTEFLPQLNEGSLWITAEMPMSSSLKESLKTADLLKKDIMSFSEVTDVLAQTGRSNDGTDPNGFGFVQFAVNLKPREEWKRKITYDELINEIDKKLRSYQGITFNYSQPISDNVAEAVAGFKAENGIKIYGDNLETLDKLAHEVLSKIKDVEGVKDPGIIKNIGQPEVSVVLDRDKMAAYGVMPADAQAVLEMAFGGKTASEMFDGERKFPIRLRYSQEYRTNENDIAALMVPTQDGAKIPLKEISTIVKDNGAAFIYRDNIKRYIGVKFSIRDRDLGSTIADAQKKVATIELPDGYSVGWTGQFENQQRASHRLAQVVPVSILMIFFLLFILFGNMKDSLLVLANVPFALIGGIIALHVTGINFGISAGVGMIALLGICIQNGVILITEFHQNVKNGLDIDNALLNGVKSRTRPVIMTALMASIGLMPAALSTGIGSESQKPLAIVIIGGLITATVLTLLIFPIIFWIFNRTKRGSQA